From one Streptomyces sp. R41 genomic stretch:
- a CDS encoding serine protease, protein MKRTTRPPGTRRHALLGAVVLVAAVTSSSVAAADAGPGPLGVTVHAAVTAQSVRVGALFHGSGGHFCTASVVHSAGRDLIVTAAHCVDGGGTMRFAPGYRDGQAPYGYWEVAGTVVPEGWTSEQDEDTDVAFAVLAEKDGKNVEDAVGGGNVFAAGRATGSTAVTVTGYPSSLDTPITCTNKPTTHSRTQQRIVCPDFAGGTSGSPWVNGDGEVVGVIGGHQQGGDTDDVSYSVVFGNEVAALYRQAVMTGS, encoded by the coding sequence ATGAAGCGCACCACCCGTCCCCCCGGCACCCGCCGGCACGCCTTGCTAGGTGCGGTCGTGCTGGTGGCGGCCGTGACGTCCTCCTCCGTGGCGGCCGCGGACGCCGGTCCCGGGCCGCTCGGGGTGACCGTGCATGCCGCCGTGACCGCGCAGAGCGTGCGCGTGGGCGCGCTGTTCCACGGGAGCGGCGGGCACTTCTGTACCGCGTCCGTCGTGCACAGTGCCGGCCGGGATCTGATCGTGACCGCCGCGCACTGCGTGGACGGGGGAGGGACCATGCGCTTCGCGCCCGGGTACCGGGACGGCCAGGCGCCGTACGGGTACTGGGAGGTCGCGGGGACCGTCGTCCCCGAGGGGTGGACGAGCGAGCAGGACGAGGACACCGACGTCGCCTTCGCCGTTCTCGCCGAGAAGGACGGGAAGAACGTCGAAGACGCTGTCGGGGGTGGGAACGTGTTCGCGGCCGGGCGCGCCACCGGGTCGACCGCTGTCACCGTCACCGGGTACCCCAGCAGCCTCGACACGCCCATCACCTGCACCAACAAGCCCACCACCCACAGCCGTACGCAGCAGCGCATCGTGTGCCCCGATTTCGCCGGAGGGACGAGCGGCAGTCCCTGGGTGAACGGCGACGGGGAGGTCGTCGGTGTCATCGGCGGCCACCAACAGGGCGGCGACACCGACGACGTCTCGTACAGCGTCGTCTTCGGGAACGAGGTCGCGGCGCTCTATCGCCAGGCCGTCATGACCGGCTCGTGA
- a CDS encoding ATP-binding protein, whose product MATVSPPWSYTLQLPHDPRAPGIARATLRTVLAAHGLTELASTAELLASELLANAHLHTNGPYALRIRSSDPDRLMVGVWDADPRVPPGFEKGAPVGVPPEDAEHGRGLHLVRACADAWGVSVLRELGASKGGKLLWAECQWGDLE is encoded by the coding sequence ATGGCAACCGTATCCCCGCCCTGGTCCTACACCCTCCAACTCCCGCACGATCCCCGCGCCCCGGGCATCGCCCGGGCCACCCTCCGCACCGTCCTGGCCGCCCACGGCCTTACCGAACTCGCTTCCACCGCCGAACTGTTGGCGTCCGAGCTGCTCGCCAACGCGCATCTCCACACCAACGGCCCGTACGCCCTCCGTATCCGCTCCTCGGACCCCGATCGGCTCATGGTCGGGGTGTGGGACGCCGACCCGAGGGTCCCGCCCGGTTTCGAGAAGGGCGCCCCCGTCGGCGTACCGCCCGAAGACGCCGAGCACGGCCGCGGCCTGCATCTCGTGCGTGCCTGTGCGGATGCCTGGGGTGTGTCCGTGCTGCGGGAGCTGGGGGCGTCGAAGGGCGGGAAGCTGCTTTGGGCGGAGTGTCAGTGGGGTGACTTGGAGTGA
- a CDS encoding helix-turn-helix domain-containing protein has translation MRSNPTGRQLRFGSELRKLRERAGLNATEAGQLMGIKQTQVSNMEAGRVGVSAERVRTLACHYDCSDKDLIKALSDMTTERSRGWWEEYREILPGGLIDLAEMEQHATRLSAGITAHIPGLLQIHDHAREVFRQVVPELSPPDIEHRLSFRIKRQAVLFKDSPTPYRAVIHEAALRMQFGGPAVTRKQLQHILDMSERAHVTVQVIPFAVGAYPGSGQSILYAHGRVPQLDTVHLDQSHGSALIDAEAQLDKYRVLLERMEGIALGPRESREFIHTIAQDL, from the coding sequence GTGAGGAGCAACCCGACGGGTCGGCAACTCCGGTTCGGCTCAGAGCTGCGCAAACTCCGGGAGCGCGCGGGCCTGAACGCAACCGAGGCCGGTCAACTCATGGGCATCAAGCAGACTCAGGTCAGCAACATGGAGGCCGGGCGCGTAGGCGTAAGCGCAGAGCGGGTGCGCACTCTGGCCTGCCACTACGACTGCTCCGACAAGGACCTCATCAAAGCTCTCAGCGACATGACCACCGAACGGTCGCGCGGCTGGTGGGAGGAGTACCGCGAGATCCTGCCCGGAGGTCTGATCGACCTGGCCGAGATGGAGCAGCACGCGACGCGGCTGAGCGCCGGGATCACGGCTCACATTCCCGGCCTTCTCCAGATCCACGATCACGCTCGCGAAGTCTTCCGCCAGGTCGTGCCGGAGCTCTCACCCCCCGACATCGAGCATCGGCTCTCGTTCCGGATCAAGCGCCAGGCCGTCCTCTTCAAGGACTCCCCCACCCCGTATCGCGCCGTCATCCACGAAGCCGCCCTGCGCATGCAGTTCGGCGGGCCTGCCGTCACCAGGAAGCAGCTGCAGCACATCCTCGACATGAGCGAGCGCGCACACGTCACCGTTCAGGTCATCCCGTTCGCCGTCGGCGCCTATCCCGGCTCGGGGCAGTCGATCCTGTACGCCCACGGACGCGTCCCGCAGCTCGACACGGTCCACCTCGACCAGTCCCACGGCTCCGCGCTCATCGACGCCGAAGCCCAGCTCGACAAGTACCGCGTCCTCCTCGAGCGCATGGAGGGCATCGCCCTCGGCCCCAGAGAGTCACGAGAGTTCATCCACACCATCGCCCAGGACCTGTGA
- a CDS encoding DUF397 domain-containing protein, which yields MPTATWQKSSYCGEGEACVHVAATASARIHLTESSDPTEAILTATPTAFRSLLRTLKNKEAHRG from the coding sequence ATGCCCACCGCCACCTGGCAGAAGTCCTCGTACTGCGGCGAGGGCGAGGCCTGCGTACACGTCGCCGCCACTGCCTCCGCCCGAATACACCTCACCGAAAGCAGTGATCCCACCGAAGCGATACTCACGGCCACCCCCACCGCCTTCCGTTCCCTCCTCCGTACCCTCAAGAACAAGGAAGCGCACCGTGGCTGA
- a CDS encoding DUF397 domain-containing protein, translating into MAEVPPNLTWERAAPPEATGPGPWIELAFGDNDLVYIRETSDPENVVTTTQKKWDAFVLGVQAGEFDHFVEGLENGGSAEPRP; encoded by the coding sequence GTGGCTGAAGTCCCCCCGAACCTCACCTGGGAACGCGCCGCCCCGCCCGAAGCCACCGGCCCCGGCCCCTGGATCGAACTCGCCTTCGGCGACAACGACCTCGTCTACATCCGCGAGACCAGCGACCCCGAGAACGTCGTCACCACCACCCAGAAGAAGTGGGACGCGTTCGTACTGGGCGTACAGGCGGGAGAGTTCGACCACTTCGTGGAGGGGCTGGAGAACGGGGGGTCCGCTGAACCTCGCCCATGA
- a CDS encoding peptidase S8 has protein sequence MRTAPPTPSSNRSSTRASWRRIGASAFATATLVFAGLGTAVHASAAPAAATKTAKSASSKVTWARSCATPKKKGEMACNALRVTGGITAFQKANAHADAVTPKAADAGSPSGYGPSDLQSAYGLADAASSNGSGETIAIVDAYDDPNAESDLAAYRSYYGLSDCTTDNGCFTKVSQTGSTTSLPTADSGWAGEISLDLDMASAICPNCNITLVEAKSSSMANLGTAVNEAVKLGAKYVSNSYGGSESSSDTTYDSSYFKHAGVAITVSAGDEGYGAEYPAASRYVTSVGGTALSTSSNSRGWAEKVWNTSSTEGTGSGCSSYDVKPSWQTDTGCSKRMIADVSAVADPATGVSVYDTYGDGTGWATYGGTSASAPIIAGVYALAGTPGSSDYPAQYPYNAAGTSALNDVTSGSNGSCTTSYFCTAKSGYDGPTGWGTPAGIDAFTG, from the coding sequence TTGCGTACCGCACCCCCCACACCCAGCAGTAACAGATCTTCCACGCGGGCAAGTTGGCGGCGAATAGGCGCTTCGGCCTTCGCCACCGCCACCCTCGTGTTCGCCGGTCTCGGCACCGCCGTCCACGCGAGCGCCGCGCCTGCCGCCGCGACAAAGACGGCCAAGTCGGCCTCCTCCAAGGTCACTTGGGCCCGCTCCTGCGCCACCCCCAAGAAGAAGGGGGAGATGGCTTGCAACGCGCTGCGCGTCACCGGCGGCATCACCGCCTTCCAGAAGGCCAACGCCCACGCCGACGCGGTCACCCCCAAGGCCGCCGACGCCGGCAGCCCCTCCGGGTACGGGCCGAGCGACCTGCAGAGCGCCTACGGCCTGGCCGACGCCGCCTCCTCCAACGGCTCGGGCGAGACCATCGCGATCGTCGACGCGTACGACGACCCGAACGCCGAGTCCGACCTCGCGGCCTACCGCTCGTACTACGGCCTCTCGGACTGCACCACCGACAACGGCTGCTTCACCAAGGTCAGCCAGACCGGCTCGACGACCTCCCTCCCCACCGCCGACAGCGGCTGGGCCGGTGAGATCTCGCTCGACCTCGACATGGCCAGCGCCATCTGCCCGAACTGCAACATCACGCTGGTGGAGGCCAAGTCCTCCTCCATGGCCAACCTCGGCACGGCCGTGAACGAGGCGGTCAAGCTCGGCGCGAAGTACGTCTCCAACAGCTATGGCGGCTCGGAGTCCTCCTCCGACACGACGTACGACTCCTCCTACTTCAAGCACGCCGGCGTCGCCATCACCGTCAGCGCGGGCGACGAGGGCTACGGCGCCGAGTACCCGGCGGCCTCCCGCTACGTCACCTCTGTCGGCGGCACCGCCCTCTCCACCAGCTCCAACAGCCGCGGCTGGGCCGAGAAGGTGTGGAACACCAGCAGCACCGAAGGCACCGGCTCGGGCTGCTCCTCGTACGACGTGAAGCCCTCCTGGCAGACCGACACGGGCTGCTCGAAGCGCATGATCGCGGACGTCTCGGCCGTCGCCGACCCGGCGACCGGCGTCTCGGTCTACGACACGTACGGCGACGGCACCGGCTGGGCCACCTATGGCGGCACCAGCGCCTCGGCACCCATCATCGCGGGCGTCTACGCCCTCGCGGGCACCCCGGGCAGCAGCGACTACCCCGCGCAGTACCCGTACAACGCGGCCGGCACCTCCGCCCTCAACGACGTCACCAGCGGCAGCAACGGCTCCTGCACCACGAGCTACTTCTGCACCGCGAAGTCGGGCTACGACGGCCCGACCGGCTGGGGCACCCCGGCGGGGATCGACGCCTTCACCGGCTGA
- a CDS encoding peptidase S8 translates to MRTSSPQRPSIRGRWRRVGAAAFGTAALVLAAFGNAGAADAKDSGVAKVTPHVSWTRACATPTKADVAACDAKRVTSGVTEYMAERAYAKGVTPKAADASTPSGFGPTDLQAAYGLTSAAASNGSGETIAIVDAYNDPNAEADLATYRSYYGLSACTTANGCFKKVSQTGSTTSLPRSDTGWSEEISLDLDMASAICPNCNILLVEAKSATMANLGTAVNEAVTLGAKYVSNSYGGSESSSDTSYDTSYFKHAGVAITVSAGDSGYGAEYPAASQYVTSVGGTALTKATSTTRGWTETVWKTSSTEGTGSGCSAYDTKPSWQTDAGCAKRTISDVSAVADPATGVAVYDSYGITAGWYTFGGTSASSPIIAGVYALAGTPSAGSYPAKFPYTAAGTAALNDVTSGNNGTCTTSYLCTATSGYDGPTGWGTPEGVAAFTG, encoded by the coding sequence TTGCGTACCTCATCCCCCCAAAGACCTTCCATACGCGGCAGATGGCGCCGCGTGGGCGCGGCCGCCTTCGGCACCGCCGCCCTCGTCCTCGCGGCCTTCGGCAACGCCGGAGCGGCCGACGCCAAGGACAGCGGCGTCGCGAAGGTCACCCCCCACGTCAGCTGGACCCGGGCATGCGCCACGCCCACCAAGGCGGACGTCGCCGCCTGTGACGCCAAGCGCGTCACCAGCGGCGTCACCGAGTACATGGCCGAGAGGGCGTACGCCAAGGGCGTCACCCCCAAGGCCGCCGACGCGTCGACGCCCTCCGGCTTCGGACCGACCGACCTCCAGGCCGCCTACGGTCTGACCTCGGCCGCCGCCTCCAACGGCTCGGGCGAGACCATCGCCATCGTCGACGCGTACAACGACCCCAACGCCGAGGCGGACCTGGCGACCTACCGCTCGTACTACGGCCTGTCGGCCTGCACCACCGCCAACGGCTGCTTCAAGAAGGTCAGCCAGACCGGCTCGACGACCTCCCTGCCGCGCAGTGACACCGGCTGGTCCGAGGAGATCTCCCTCGACCTGGACATGGCCAGCGCCATCTGCCCGAACTGCAACATCCTGCTGGTCGAGGCCAAGTCCGCCACCATGGCCAACCTCGGCACCGCGGTGAACGAGGCCGTCACCCTGGGCGCGAAGTACGTCTCCAACAGCTACGGCGGCTCCGAGTCGTCCTCCGACACCTCCTACGACACCTCGTACTTCAAGCACGCCGGCGTCGCCATCACCGTCAGCGCGGGCGACTCGGGCTACGGCGCCGAGTACCCGGCGGCCTCGCAGTACGTCACCTCCGTCGGCGGCACCGCGCTGACCAAGGCCACCTCGACCACCCGCGGCTGGACCGAGACGGTCTGGAAGACCAGCAGCACCGAAGGCACCGGCTCCGGCTGCTCCGCGTACGACACCAAGCCGAGCTGGCAGACCGACGCGGGCTGCGCCAAGCGCACCATCTCCGATGTCTCGGCGGTCGCCGACCCGGCCACCGGCGTCGCGGTCTACGACTCGTACGGCATCACGGCGGGTTGGTACACCTTCGGCGGCACGAGCGCCTCGTCTCCGATCATCGCGGGCGTCTACGCCCTCGCCGGCACCCCGTCCGCCGGCTCCTACCCGGCGAAGTTCCCGTACACGGCGGCCGGCACCGCGGCCCTCAACGACGTGACCTCGGGCAACAACGGCACCTGCACCACCAGCTACCTCTGCACCGCCACGTCCGGCTACGACGGCCCGACCGGCTGGGGCACCCCGGAGGGGGTCGCGGCCTTCACCGGCTGA